In Lepidochelys kempii isolate rLepKem1 chromosome 8, rLepKem1.hap2, whole genome shotgun sequence, a single genomic region encodes these proteins:
- the GRXCR2 gene encoding glutaredoxin domain-containing cysteine-rich protein 2: MKSISMDEVQKKLSQRCEARPRKVRFKISSAYSGRVLKQVYEDGQELKPPEEESPHRFLHHSFESGDHFNKVGEAPESRFYSSAKLTAQRISVFKDGTKYNLASNPPLFSDYQASDSHRRPSPILDFGKIVIYTSNLKIIRTPMDKKELMRKIIQNEGTDDWSFMSRDGKERDGHQINGCVKDAENQLADKQYVQEGDTEHNCSQCKGSGSAPCSLCHGSKFSMLANRFKESYRALRCPACNENGLQPCQVCAQ; this comes from the exons ATGAAATCCATATCAATGGACGAGGTTCAGAAGAAACTAAGCCAGAGGTGTGAGGCAAGACCCCGCAAAGTGAGGTTCAAAATCTCTTCGGCATACAGTGGCCGGGTGTTAAAGCAGGTCTATGAAGATGGCCAGGAACTGAAGCCTCCAGAGGAAGAATCCCCTCACCGTTTTCTCCACCACAGCTTTGAGTCAGGGGACCATTTCAACAAGGTTGGAGAGGCACCAGAATCCAGGTTTTATTCATCAGCCAAACTGACTGCCCAAAGGATCAGTGTATTCAAAGACGGTACCAAGTACAATCTAGCAAGTAACCCTCCACTCTTCAGTGACTACCAAGCAAGTGATAGTCATCGCAGG CCCTCCCCCATTTTAGATTTTGGCAAGATTGTCATCTACACTAGTAACCTGAAAATCATCCGCACACCAATGGACAAGAAGGAGCTGATGAGAAAAATCATCCAGAACGAGGGCACTGATGACTGGTCCTTCATGTCCCGAGATGGGAAGGAAAGGGATGGTCATCAAATCAATGGGTGTGTGAAAGATGCAGAAAATCAACTTGCTGACAAGCAGTATGTGCAG GAAGGAGACACTGAACACAATTGCTCCCAGTGTAAAGGATCAggctcagccccctgctctctgtgCCATGGAAGCAAGTTTTCAATGTTGGCTAACAGATTTAAAGAGTCCTACAGGGCTCTCCGATGTCCTGCTTGCAATGAAAATGGCCTGCAACCTTGCCAGGTCTGTGCCCAATAA